From Nicotiana tabacum cultivar K326 chromosome 15, ASM71507v2, whole genome shotgun sequence, the proteins below share one genomic window:
- the LOC107825063 gene encoding uncharacterized protein LOC107825063, protein MSSNFLETSNSQRGNPSFTSPFRYSHMTQDCGYNFQDCDFNNFQDFESSSFLDQLLVDYSPTNNNFNTSLSENPNMQEISSTNINRLKEKAEEGKKKEKMNERHVQAIAFRTKTQLEILYDGYKWRKYGKKKVKSNTNLRNYYKCSSGGCKVKKRIERDAHDSSYLITTYKGRHNHESSSVVYNHEIPLSFLNECTLQAIPIGLIDETVSTSQIL, encoded by the exons ATGAGCTCCAACTTCCTAGAAACAAGCAATTCTCAAAGAGGAAACCCTAGCTTTACTTCTCCTTTTCGTTACTCACATATGACTCAAGATTGTGGTTATAATTTTCAAGATTGTGATTTTAATAATTTTCAGGATTTTGAATCTTCTTCATTTCTTGATCAGCTGCTTGTTGATTATTCTCCTACCAATAACAACTTCAACACTTCTCTTTCAGAAAATCCCAACATGCAGGAAATAAGTAGTACCAATATTAATCGCTTGAAAGA AAAAGCCGAAgaggggaaaaagaaagagaagatgaATGAAAGACATGTACAAGCTATTGCTTTTAGAACAAAGACTCAACTTGAGATCTTGTATGATGGATATAAATGGAGGAAGTATGGGAAGAAGAAGGTGAAAAGTAACACAAATCTAAG GAATTACTACAAGTGTTCAAGTGGAGGGTGCAAGGTAAAGAAGAGGATAGAAAGAGATGCACATGACTCAAGCTATTTGATTACTACATATAAAGGCAGACATAACCATGAAAGCTCCTCTGTAGTTTACAACCATGAAATTCCACTCAGTTTTCTCAATGAATGTACACTACAAGCAATTCCCATTGGTCTTATTGATGAGACAGTCTCAACTTCACAAATTTTATAA